Proteins from one Pagrus major chromosome 1, Pma_NU_1.0 genomic window:
- the LOC140996531 gene encoding protein NLRC3-like — protein sequence MTKGVAGIGKTVLTQKFTLDWAEDKANQDIQFTFPFTFRELNVLKEKKFSLVELVHHFFTETKEICSFEEFQVVFIFDGLDECRLPLDFHNTEILTDVTESTSVDVLLTNLIRGKLLPSARLWITTRPAAANQIPPECVDMVTEVRGFTDPQKEEYFRKRFRDEEQASRIISHIKTSRSLHIMCHIPVFCWITATVLEDVLKTREGGELPKTLTEMYIHFLVVQSKVKKVKYDGGAETDPHWTPESRKMIESLGKLAFEQLQKGNLIFYESDLTECGIDVRAASVYSGVFTQIFKEERGLYQDKVFCFVHLSVQEFLAALHVHLTFINSGVNLLAEGKQTCCWWWWWVFLFRDKPEPKHLYQSAVDEALQSPNGHLDLFLRFLLGISLQTNQTLLQGLMTHTGSISQTNQETVKYIKEKISENLSPERSINLFHCLNELNDGSLVEEIQQYLRSGSLSTDKLSPAQWSALVFILLSSEEDLDVFDLKKYCASEEALLRLLPVVKASNKAL from the coding sequence atgacaaagggagtggctggcatcgggaaaacagtcttaacacagaagttcactctggactgggctgaagacaaagccaaccaggacatacagttcacatttccattcactttcagagagctgaatgtgctgaaagagaaaaagttcagcttggtggagcttgttcatcacttcttcactgaaaccaaagaaatctgcagctttgaagagttccaggttgtgttcatctttgacggtctggatgagtgtcgacttcctctggacttccacaacactgagatcctgactgatgttacagagtccacctcagtggatgtgctgctgacaaacctcatcagggggaaactgcttccctctgctcgcctctggataaccacacgacctgcagcagccaatcagatccctcctgagtgtgttgacatggtgacagaggtcagagggttcactgacccacagaaggaggagtacttcaggaagagattcagagatgaggagcaggccagcagaatcatctcccacatcaagacatcacgaagcctccacatcatgtgccacatcccagtcttctgctggatcactgctacagttctggaggatgtgttgaagaccagagagggaggagagctgcccaagaccctgactgagatgtacatccacttcctggtggttcagtccaaagtgaagaaggtcaagtatgatggaggagctgagacagatccacactggactccagagagcaggaagatgattgagtctctgggaaaactggcttttgagcagctgcagaaaggaaacctgatcttctatgaatcagacctgacagagtgtggcatcgatgtcagagcagcctcagtgtactcaggagtgttcacacagatctttaaagaggagagaggactgtaccaggacaaggtgttctgcttcgtccatctgagtgttcaggagtttctggctgctcttcatgtccatctgacattcatcaactctggagtcaatctgctggcagaaggaaaacaaacctgctgctggtggtggtggtgggtgttTCTATTCAGAGACAAACCTGAACCAAAACATctctaccagagtgctgtggacgaggccttacagagtccaaatggacacctggacttgttcctccgcttcctcctgggtatttcactgcagaccaatcagactctCCTACAAggtctgatgacacacacaggaagtatctcacagaccaatcaggaaacagtgaagtacatcaaggagaagatcagtgagaatctgtctccagagagaagcatcaatctgttccactgtctgaatgaactgaatgatggttctctagtggaggagatccaacagtacctgagatcaggaagtctctccacagataaactgtctcctgctcagtggtcagctctggtcttcatcttactgtcatcagaagaagatctggacgtgtttgacctgaagaaatactgtgcttcagaggaggctcttctgaggctgctgccagtggtcaaagcctccaacaaagctctgtaa
- the LOC140994375 gene encoding NACHT, LRR and PYD domains-containing protein 3-like — translation MLLCLCEGVGSAMNQCEETEEGGPPSKTTLCGQHDSQTKAQSPEQQRPDSAGPGPSCVSIKSDRSMDPPLKFKGKRPSETQVQQVLSGQSVQQHPTDLDSIFKHLEENVVTFVKNELKKFQKVLSPDYPECSERQSEDEEVLDSEEEEQRRSSREAFLKITLNFLRRMKQEELADCLQSRTVAAVCRRQLKSNLQKKFQCVFEGIAKAGNPTLLNQIYTELYITEGGTAEVNDEHEVRQIETASRKPDRPETTIRQEDIFKASPGRDEPIRRVMTKGVAGIGKTVLTQKFTLDWAEDKANQDIQFTFPFTFRELNMLKEKKFSLVELVHHFFTETKEICSFEEFQVVFIFDGLDECRPPLDFHNTEILTDVTESTSVDVLLANLIRGKLLPSARLWITTRPAAANQIPPECVDMVTEVRGFTDPQKEEYFKKRFRDEEQASRIISHIKTSRSLHIMCHIPVFCWITATVLEDVLKTREGGELPKTLTEMYIHFLVVQSKVKKVKYDGGAETDPHWTPESRKMIKSLGKLAFEQLQKGNLIFYESDLTECGIDIRAASVYSGVFTQIFKEESGLYQDKVFCFVHLSVQEFLAALHVHLTFIKSGVNLLAEGKQTSWWSKLFRDKPEPKQLYQSAVDKALQSPNGHLDLFLRFLLGLSLETNQTLLRGLMTHTGSISQTNQETVKYIKKKISENLSPERSINLFHCLNELNDGSLVEEIQQYLRSGSLSTDKLSPAQWSALVFILLSSEEDLDVFDLKKYCASEEALLRLLPVVKASNKALLSGCNLSERSCEALSSVLSSQSSSLRELDLSNNDLQDSEVKPLSVGLKSPHCKLETLRLSVCNLSERSCEALSSVLSSQSSSLRELDLSDNDLQDSGVKPLSVGLKSPHCKLETLRLSVCNLSERSCEALSSVLSSQSSSLRELDLSDNDLQDSGVKPLSVGLKSPHCKLETLRLSGCLITEEGCASLASALRSNPSHLRELDLSYNHPGDSGVKLLSAGLEDPDWRLDTLRVEHGGEQRLKPGLRKYVCELTVDTNTVNRFLKLSDNNRKVTYVEEKQPYPDHPERFDWWPQLLCRNGLTGRCYWEVEWRGRVHISVSYRGNSRRGDSEDCWFGLNNQSWSLICSDDGRYSVWHNNIRTVLSSSSSSSSSSSSSSSSSSSVSNRVAVYVDCPAGTLSFYRVSSDSLIHLHTFNTTFTQPLYPGFMFWTSGSSVSL, via the exons atgttgttgtgtttgtgtgaaggtgtgggctctgctatgaatcagtgtgaggagacagaggagggaggccctccctctaaaaccactcTGTGTGGGCAACATGACAGCCAGACCAAAGctcagag cccagagcagcagagaccagactctgctggacctggac ccagctgtgtgtccatcaagagtgaccggtccatgGATCCACCATTAAAGTTTAAAGGAAAACGTCCTTCAGAGACTCA agttcagcaggttctcagtggtcagtctgtccagcagcatccaacagacctggactccatatttaag CATCTTGAGGAGAACGTTGTCACctttgtgaagaacgagctgaagaagttccagaaggttctgagtccagattacccagaatgctcagagaggcagagtgaggatgaggaggtgttggacagtgaggaggaggagcagaggaggagcagcagagaggcatttctgaagatcacactgaacttcctgaggagaatgaagcaggaggagctggctgactgtctgcagagca gaactgttgctgcagtttgtcgACGTCAGCTCAAATCTAACCTccagaagaagttccagtgtgtgtttgaggggatcgctaaagcaggaaacccaacccttctgaatcagatctacacagagctctacatcacagagggagggactgcagaggtcaatgatgaacatgaggtcagacagattgaaacagcatccaggaaaccagacagaccagaaacaacaatcagacaagaagacatctttaaagcctcacctggaagagatgaaccaatcagaagagtgatgacaaagggagtggctggcatcgggaaaacagtcttaacacagaagttcactctggactgggctgaagacaaagccaaccaggacatacagttcacatttccattcactttcagagagctgaatatgctgaaagagaaaaagttcagcttggtggagcttgttcatcacttcttcactgaaaccaaagaaatctgcagctttgaagagttccaggttgtgttcatctttgacggtctggatgagtgtcgacctcctctggacttccacaacactgagatcctgactgatgttacagagtccacctcagtggatgtgctgctggcaaacctcatcagggggaaactgcttccctctgctcgcctctggataaccacacgacctgcagcagccaatcagatccctcctgagtgtgttgacatggtgacagaggtcagagggttcactgacccacagaaggaggagtacttcaagaagagattcagagatgaggagcaggccagcagaatcatctcccacatcaagacatcacgaagcctccacatcatgtgccacatcccagtcttctgctggatcactgctacagttctggaggatgtgttgaagaccagagagggaggagagctgcccaagaccctgactgagatgtacatccacttcctggtggttcagtccaaagtgaagaaggtcaagtatgatggaggagctgagacagatccacactggactccagagagcaggaagatgattaagtctctgggaaaactggcttttgagcagttgcagaaaggaaacctgatcttctatgaatcagacctgacagagtgtggcatcgatatcagagcagcctcagtgtattcaggagtgttcacacagatctttaaagaggagagtggactgtaccaggacaaggtgttctgcttcgtccatctgagtgttcaggagtttctggctgctcttcatgtccatctgacgtTCATCAAAtctggagtcaatctgctggcagaaggaaaacaaacctcCTGGTGGTCTAAACTATTCAGAGACAAACCTGAACCAAAACAActctaccagagtgctgtggacaaggccttacagagtccaaatggacacctggacctgttcctccgcttcctcctgggtctttcactggAGACCAATCAGACTCTCCTACGAggtctgatgacacacacaggaagtatctcacagaccaatcaggaaacagtgaagtacatcaagaagaagatcagtgagaatctgtctccagagagaagcatcaatctgttccactgtctgaatgaactgaatgatggttctctagtggaggagatccaacagtacctgagatcaggaagtctgtccacagataaactgtctcctgctcagtggtcagctctggtcttcatcttactgtcatcagaagaagatctggacgtgtttgacctgaagaaatactgtgcttcagaggaggctcttctgaggctgctgccagtggtcaaagcctccaacaaggCTCT gctgagtggctgtaatctgtcagagagaagctgtgaagctctgtcctcagttctcagctcccagtcctctagtctgagagagctggacctgagtaacaatgacctgcaggattcagaagtgaagccgctgtctgttggactgaagagtccacactgtaaactggagactctcag gcTGAGTgtctgtaatctgtcagagagaagctgtgaagctctgtcctcagttctcagctcccagtcctctagtctgagagagctggacctgagtgacaacgacctgcaggattcaggagtgaagccgctgtctgttggactgaagagtccacactgtaaactggagactctcag gcTGAGTgtctgtaatctgtcagagagaagctgtgaagctctgtcctcagttctcagctcccagtcctctagtctgagagagctggacctgagtgacaacgacctgcaggattcaggagtgaagccgctgtctgttggactgaagagtccacactgtaaactggagactctcag gctgtcaggctgtctgatcacagaggaaggctgtgcttctctggcctcagctctgagatccaacccctcccatctgagagagctggacctgagctacaatcatccaggagactcaggagtgaagctgctgtcggctggactcgaggatccagactggagactggacactctcag ggtggaacatggtggagagcagaggctgaaacctggtctgaggaagt atgtctgtgaactcacagtggacacaaacacagtgaacagattcctcaaactgtctgacaacaacaggaaggtgacaTATGTGGAAGAGAAGCAgccatatcctgatcatccagagaggtttgactggtggcctcagctgctgtgtagaaatggtctgactggtcgctgttactgggaggtcgagtggagaggaagGGTTcatatatcagtgagttacagaggaaacagcaggagaggagacagtgaggaCTGTTGGTTTGGACTGAAtaatcagtcctggagtctgatcTGCTCTGATGATGGTCGTTACTCTGTCTGGCACAATAACATAAGAacagtcctctcctcctcctcctcctcctcctcctcctcctcctcctcctcctcctcctcctcctctgtctctaacagagtagcagtgtatgtggactgtcctgctggcactctgtccttctacagagtctcctctgactcactgatccacctccacaccttcaacaccacattcactcaacctctttatcctgggttcATGTTCTGGACATctggttcctcagtgtctctgtag